DNA from Hippocampus zosterae strain Florida chromosome 18, ASM2543408v3, whole genome shotgun sequence:
TTTGtgtaaaaacgacaacaacaacaatatagaaggcgcaaaagaaaaagaactagAATCTTGGTTATGTGCCCTCTTAGTCATGTCTCGGTTTACGACATTTTAGTTGGTCTATGGTGACCCTTACACCACCAATTTACACAGGATTGCAAAGCATTAGGGAGTCCAAGCTAGAGGTTCTTTCACCAACTATCATAAATCGAAAACGTTTTTCAGAGGAACTAACTGGGGGAGTTGCAACTGTCTATGATGCTTGGCAGAGATAGATCGCTGTCTTAGCTAGCTGTCTTAGCTAGCTGGCTTAGCTAGCTGGCTTAGCTAGCCGTCGTAGCTAGCCGTCGTAGCTAGCCGTCTTAGCTAGCCGTCTTAGCTAGCCGTCTTAGCTAGCCGGCTTAGCTAGCCGTCGTAGCTAGCCGTCGTAGCTAGCTgtcttagctagctagctagatagatcgaTCAGCAGACTGGCCACAGTGCACTTTTAAATAACTGGTGGTCGTTTTTGCCatcaaaacacacagacacgcaaacCTGAAGACATTGCTTCTCAAGCAATTTGGCCAATTCCTCCACCACACCATTTCAGGagacagctgaactttattcatGCATTCCAATCAGACAATGGAAGGAGTTAGGAAAGATTCCAAGCCTAATTTTGAAACATTATTAGCAGCTGAATCACCAGGACCTCTTGTTGACGACAGGCAACACGCTTGTCCCACATAAGCGACTCAAAGAACACAATGTCAAGTCGGGCCTGCACAATGGAGATCCAGTGTGGCGCACTTGCTGATCGTCATGTTCTTGAGCAGCCAAAATGAAGTCAGCGGGCCAAGAGGGATGGGCTAATTCTGATATTCTCACATCACACTCACTTGAGTTTTGTGCCTCCTGACTTTCCAAGCACGCACACTACGCAGATGCCATCAATACATTTTTCACACAAAGCATCCAAACAATGTTGTTGGGGAAACAGGACAAAAGAATTCATGACGCAGCGACAGTGTTAAAGATGTATGAACCTCCGGCCTCCTGTGGATTATCTGCATGTGCGTCTGCGTGACGGGGAAGTCATGATCACCCTAGGTGGCTTCTTTTAGACTTTACGGCTTGAAATCAGGGCTGTCTTGAGtcatgtgtctgtttttttatttatttggggcgTCTGACTTCTGTTGTTTATTTCAAGGTGAAaatattggggggaaaaaaatagcgaTCCCATGCTGCCACACAAGTCAGACGAGTGCACCGCGACAACATCAGCGAcaaaaaagccatttaaaacgGCAACATTCAGAAAAGACGGCTTGAAACGGAACCAGAATGCAACACAGTGATGCCTTCGTCATAATTGGTGCACATTGCCAATGTTAGATGACTCGACCGCTCCCCCGTTTCCCTTAGGGTGTTCTTGGAAATGTGTCGAGACTAAAATAGAGTGACAGAACcacgatccatccattttcgatactGCCCACTCACATTCACGCAGTCAAAgagtgggaactgaacccaCAGAGGCTGATCGGACGTCATCGGATGACCCACTTTACCACTTGAAAACAACAATTTCACTCTAATTTATGATGTTCAAGACAAAAAGTGAAGTGAATACATTTCTTGAGAGAAATGCATAACTCAAAAACTTTATCTGCGCGTCATTTCAAGGTTATTTAACAGATACATTCACCCCGTGACTCTCTCGGATAAATGTGAAATCATGAATCAGCATTGTAAGTGTTGGACTATTTTCCCAGtatacatttaatttgaaaCAATTGACGTAATCCCATGAAATCTAATTCTCAATCACTCACCTAGTAGCGTGTGAGAAGATGCAGTTGCTGCGGTTTGGACAGCGTAACTGTGCAGAATTCAAGAGGGTAAATGAGTAACCCGCAGCGTGCGTGAATGAGAACTAGCAGTTGGGCCTTTTCGCAGCACTTTGCATTCACAGAGAGAGTTTAGTGAGTTAACTTCTGCCATTTGTCCGTTACCGCAACGAAAGATAAACAGCATATTTGTTGTCTACCTCCTTTGAGAGTTCCAAGTGCAGCGGGAGTGAAGGCGGCAGCATCGTGACCAGGAACTCCCcgcacttgtaaaacaactccaccacctcctcctcattTTGGATGCCTTCTTCACCTTCTGTCCTTTCACTCGTTCCGTCTCTGTCACCAGGCAACTAGCCTTTTCTCCTGCTTTCTCTCTCATCTTTGTGActctgtttttcttttacattactccgtgcgcttttttttttttacacatacacGCATATCTTTTCCTCCTGCACATCAAGGTTTTAGGTTTGAAGGCTTTCAAAGCAAATGAATGTAAAATTCCGttgaaaagcacacacacatacaaatgaatgaataaaagataCTTCAAGATACTGAAAGGAATCAAACCAGCAACCTTCCAAATGGTTGACCACCTGTGCGATGCCAATCTAATGGAACAATAAAGAGAtaaatccatcaatccattttctaaaccgcttgatcctcactagggtcgcggggggtgctggagcctatcccagccgtcttcgggcagtaggcgggggacaccctgaatcggttgccagccaatcgcagggcacacagagacgaacaaccatccacacccacactcacacctagggacaatttagagggtccaatcagcctgccatgcatgttttttggaatgtgggagcaaaccggagcacccggagaaaacccacgcaagcccggggagaacatgcaaactccacacagggaggccggagctggaatcgaacccagtacctctgcactgtgaagccgacatgctaaccactggactaccgggccgagaTAAAACCATCTCGGCCCGACCACGAGATTTAATATCGACCACGAGATATTAAAGAGATAAAACCATCTCAAAAAAGGGGCTGGCATTGTGAATCAGGCTTGTGACTTGAACATCGCCCCGCTtaacggtggagacaaacagcTTCTGTCTTCAGTACGATAGCCTCGGAGAACAGCATTGTATAGATCAACGTGCAGCCTCAGTCATTAAAACGGCACCACTTCATAGTCGTAATCATGGTGCTttatgactgaagataaaaagtGGCAGCTGAGGGGGAAGAAAATGTACTTCCAAGCACCAGTACAAGCTCCAATATTGATCTGCAAGTATTTTCACTCCCCTGAAATTCATCCCCAGATTCATTTATTTCCCGCTCTCTCTCTGCCGagcttgtttttaattcatggccaactatttatttgtaattttacaaGTTTAAATCAAGATAATGGCGACAACATAGAGGGAAAAGGAATTGAGGAACAATATAATCGTAATTGCCGTGCTTCCTGTATTGCTGGGGGGTGGTAGAGTAGCGTGTCCTTTATAGTCTGAGGCAGCTTTTTTCATGTTTATGGATCTCAGCTCCACATCATCAAGGCAGGAGCACCGTGGGAATGGCCGTGAGCACGCCGCAGAAGCGGGATCCACAAGTGAGCTCAAAAATGCAACAAGTGAACGCAacaaaccaggaaaaaaaagagaaggcaATGGGCGAAATGGACTATGTGGTCGAGTAACGACAAACCACGTGAAAGGTAGTGATTTTACATTGATTGTCTCCCACAATGCACTGCAGCACACAGCATCCAGGTGAGAAGGTAAAGGTTAAGTCAGTTCAGTCTtgcagatataaaaaaataataacaatacattgCAACAAATTGGATTTCCTTTAAGAATCAAGCACAGCTactaatgttgttttttttttcatggcaccgAATCCTACTTAAAACAACGAAATGCTTCCTAAGAGATTGTTAAAACTCTGGCTTTGCATaccatttttgttcaaaccAGAAAGCTTCAAGCCCCAACTGTTGATTCACGACTCACAATCTCCTTCCACGCACCTGAGGTTGGACAAAGATAAACTCCGCATAACCTGCTTAAAATTCGTTGAATTTCTGCAAAACCAAACTGAACTGCAAAGACAATCAAATAACCGTGCTCCAAGATCCACAGTCCTGTCAAGACAAACATTTgccatcagtttttttttttaagcacggtGGTTCGTTGCATGTGTGGCATGCAATTTAAAGTagataaataagaaaaatactGGCTTTGAGATGCTGCAGAGCCGCTGTTCCACTCCACAGCTGAGCCCCAAGCAGCCCTGCGCCTGCCGGGTTATGACTCATCGCCCGCCGCTTGCCTTCCACTGATGCTCGAAGCCCCAAGTAACACGGAAACGCTCCAGTAAGCAACCCCCTCAGTCAACGCTGCGTCGGGCGTGTGAGTCGCTGCGACGACGTTTCGTCTCGTGCTCTTACCTTTGACGTTCGAGAAACAAACTCAGATCTTCCTCGCAGGTGGCTGCTGCTCTCTGGCCAGTtcgtctcctcttcctccacctccAAGACGTCGCATCGCTCCCAACGGTCCCAATGGAGAGCGAATTCCGGGCTCAGAGGGGCCGAGCTGCACACAAGTCGCTATTAGTGATTACTGTGAGGCGTACCAAACCAATAAGTGGACCTCGGAATTATGGAGGAAGCTCGGTTTTCCTGGGGTGGAGGTTGACGTTTTGTCGCATTCAGGGACGCCTCGGAAAATTGAAAGACATTGCCCTCTgcgttttggtagcaggctcgTTATGAGGAAAAtagctgaaaaataaatactatcTGAAATAAAATGAGATCACATTCACTggctatggaaaaaaaacactgtaaaaATCATTAAACTATGCAGCATCATTAGAAGTGTGATTATTGGTCCTTATTGTTCCTCTTTGAGAATGTCACTCCAAATTGAGCTGGGATGTTTTCTCGTGTAATGTATTAATAATATTGATCATAAAAATATACTTGTATATTTTTCAGGTGTACCAAACCGAACTGACAGTTACAATTCGTAATTAACTACATAATATTGAAAGACTTATCCCCTATTTGTTTTCCGCTCCATTTCAGCGGAATTACCATTGGTCAACAAACTGCTGAAATCAACTGCCAGGGTCCTAGCGCTTGCCAAATAGGGAATCCTTTTTTGTTGCAATACTCTATTCAACAGGTGCTGACAAGCACAGTGATACTATTTTGAGTTTGATGAGGGTGAACTTGTGATTACGTTTTTGCTGTGTTCGTTTACACTTTCCATTGTGGCTCGGAATttctggaatttgcatgttctcccctgctgtgggttttctctcggtgcctcccacagtccaaaaacatgtatggcatgttaatggaacactcgaaattatcccaaggcgtgagtgtgagtgcgaatgtttgcttttgtgtatgtgccctacgattggatGGCTACCTACCAGTTTTCCAAACTAAATATGTACGGAAACATTTTCGTTACTTTCTTTGGGACGGAACTATTCACTGAGCGGTGTGTCAACTCGGACCGTTTTAATCCAAGCACAAACTAACACGGAAGTAAGTCCCGAACGATTTTCTGCTGGTGTTTCTAACGTCATTcccgttaaaaaaaacttggaggAAAGAGAGACAATGGCAATCAGTGCGGTTCATCTGGAATCGGACGCCTTCCTGGTGTGTATGAATCACGCTTTGAGCACGGAGAAAGAAGAAGTGATGGGTTTGTGTATCGGAGAGGTAGAAGTCAGCCGGATCGTCCACATCCACTCCGTCATCATCCTCCGCCGCTCGGACAAGAGGAAGGACCGTGTGGAGATCTCCCCGGAGCAGCTGTCTGCAGCCTCCACGGAGGCCGAGAGGCTGGCCGACATGACGGGCAAGCCGATGCGGGTGGTGGGCTGGTACCACTCCCATCCACACATCACCGTGTGGCCCTCGCACGTTGACGTCCGTACTCAGGCTATGTACCAAATGCTGGACCAGGGTTTCGTGGGCCTCATCTTCTCCTGCTTCATCGAGGACAAAAACACCAAGACGGGCCGCGTCCTGTACACCTGCTTCCAGTCGGTTCAGGCCCAAAAGGGTTCCGAGTACGAGCGTGTGGAGATCCCAATCCACGTCGTCCCACGCCAGGCTATCGGTAAAGTGTGCCTGGAGTCGGCCGTGGAGCTGCCACGGATACTGTGTCAGGAGGAGCAGGATACATACCGCAAGATCCACAGCCTGGCTCACTTGGACCCGGTCACCAAGATCCACAACGGGTCCGTCTTCACCAAGAACCTGTGCAGCCAGATGTCAGCGGTGAGCGGACCGTTGCTGCAGTGGCTGGAGGATCGTCTGGAGCAGAACAAGCAGAGCATCTCGGAGCTGCAGCGGGAGAAGGAGAGCCTGATGCAGGAGCTGAGTGCCCTCTGACTGGGGGAAGAATGTGGGCATGTGGTTACTTTCTGTTCCTTTTTCACCCTATCATCTTGGTGGCCCAACTAAATGCTTACCTCATGTCAACGTCCACAGCTGTCACatgtgtattttctttgttcACGCCTCCATCTCTTTTGATGAAGTTCTGCTATATACAATGTTCGCTCTCAgcacacggaaaaaaaaaagaccgagcgattaaaaaaaaataatcataagatGTAAGCATTGGTTTGTGTGTGACCCACTTGTGGTCTAACCATGATTGAATAAGCATCATTTGTTAATGGATGAAGGAAAGACGTGCCTTTGTAGATACTCTCGACTGTACATAAAGACACTGGGATGTATAagctttgttttgaatttatttaCCTCATATTTCTGTGCACCACACCAAAGCAACCTGTTCTGGAAAACATAAATTGCAGTTCttgatttaatgttttttttttttaaaccacgaaAAGAAAATACCAGTAGTAAGAAGTTAACATAAGATTGGAACTATTGTGCAAGTTTCAGATCAACGtctatttgaaacaaaaatgatttcaCTCCTGAAAATAATCTGCTCAGGTCTGACCACTTTTTCGTGAGCTCGCCATTTATTTGTGGAATTCTGttgttataaatataaatataacagGTGGTCCTCTTGTCGTGTCATTTCTTTGTCTACTGCTGAGCAGCAGCCCGAGGTAGTGATTTGCTTCCAACAGCAAGCCCAATGAGAAAAAGTATTAGCAGGTGATTGCAGTTCTTAGTCAGTGATGTCACTTTCAGTCGTGTCATCTTCCTTGAAACCTGGTACGAGTTTTCCTCGTTTTCTGGTGCGTTTATGTACTGTGGGATTGGACAGAGGAGGGAGCGGCGGTAGATGAGCGTGGCCAGTGGAAAGCATGTGTCCTCCAGTAGGCCCAAGTTGGCTGATCTCGTCGGATAGCTTCTCGATCTGCTCAGCTTGTTTTTTCACCAATTCCTGAAGACTCCAGATCTGGTCTCTGTCTGCTCGCCTGCTGCAGGCCTGAAGCTGCTTGCCCTGAGTACACACAAGTGAGTATTTATTCTTCAGGCTGATCAATATTTTTTACAACCTAAGATTTAGGTTCACTAAAGGGTCAACAATAGTTTTGTCTTTAGTGTCAAATTGaggttgacaatttttttttttcattttcaccccTGTCGAGGATGCAGTAATTATCAAAGGCTGGATTCGACACCACTGCCCTCTAGCGGTAGACGAGAGAATCAACGCAGGAGcagttttatttaacttttaagttaGGCATAAGTTCTTTATTTAATCGTCaagatttatttttcagtttcaaaACACCCATTTGGGTAAAATTTTAATGTAACTATCATGTGCAGTATAtttcaagtgatttttttttttcatgcacaccGCTGCAGTGTTCATGTTGAACTGTGCGTTCCAATGGCGTACAAGAGTATTTCATGTGCcatttaggaataaaaccttGAAATTACTTTTGATGAAAACGTACATCTACTCTGCGGATGTATTTTAATGTCGGTCATGGTGGTGCCGCTAATTTGAGGTGGTacatggtagaaaaaaaaaaaaagttggaggaTCACGAATCATGGCAGCatccaaacacatttgaaagGTCATTAcgattttcttttgtcttgtGTAAAGTTTCATCTCCAGCTCCTTCTTCTGTTCAAAGAGGCTATTCAAGCAGAGGAGACGCTCCGAGTTGCTCCTTGTCATCACCACGAGAGCGTCACGAGACTTTTGTACTTTTCTCtagatgtcacacacacacacacacacaaaaagaaaaatgaaaatgcatccAAGAAGTCGCACGTGCGCAAAGTTTAGCTTACATCCCATTGTTGGATATCTTTGGCGTTGGCGAGGTCTCGCAAGATTTTTTCCTGCTTCATCTCGGCGACCGACTTGTTGACGCACAGCGTTTGCAGAACCTCCATATCTACTTCCCTCCCAAACCTCGTCATCATCAGCTGGTGACACAGCTTCTCCAGCGCTGCAGCAAATGATAAACAACATCAAGTATATTATTTGGGTGTTGCGGTCCTTCCGGGTGTTTTGGGTCTTACACTCGATCTCATTGCTCATGTCCTTGCGTTCTTTGATGAGCCTGATATGCTGCTGACGGGCCTGACGGTAGACCTCTGTCTGCTG
Protein-coding regions in this window:
- the brcc3 gene encoding lys-63-specific deubiquitinase BRCC36, whose amino-acid sequence is MAISAVHLESDAFLVCMNHALSTEKEEVMGLCIGEVEVSRIVHIHSVIILRRSDKRKDRVEISPEQLSAASTEAERLADMTGKPMRVVGWYHSHPHITVWPSHVDVRTQAMYQMLDQGFVGLIFSCFIEDKNTKTGRVLYTCFQSVQAQKGSEYERVEIPIHVVPRQAIGKVCLESAVELPRILCQEEQDTYRKIHSLAHLDPVTKIHNGSVFTKNLCSQMSAVSGPLLQWLEDRLEQNKQSISELQREKESLMQELSAL